The Tamandua tetradactyla isolate mTamTet1 chromosome 6, mTamTet1.pri, whole genome shotgun sequence genome contains the following window.
GCGGGCTGGGCAGCAGGTGGGCGCCCAGCAGCCCCTCGACGATGTAGCCCACCGTGCAGTCATCTGGCAGCCGCACCCTCTCCGCCGTGCTCATGAAGCTGCCCAGGCTgcgggtgggggttggggtggagcGGGGAGGGGTCAATGCCCCTCGGGCCTTGCCCggcctcccaccccaccctgcccgcCCTGCTCCTGCTTACCTGGCCCATGGGCTCATCTTGAGAGCCAGGCCCCGGCTGAGGCAGAACCCAGCCCCGCCGGTGGCAAACCAGAACTTGACCGTAGTTGCCTGGGGGGCGGGAGCCCAGGTCAGAGATGCCCATCCCGGGCCGCTCATCTGGATGCCCTAGCGCCATCCCTGGCCACCCCCAAGAGCTCCTTGAGGGACAGGCTCCCCCACAGCCTCTCCCTCAGGGGTGCGGGGACTCCTGCCAACTGGTCGTGTTggcccccaggcccctccccatGCTCCCGGCCTGGCCCAGAGCCCTCTCCGGCTCACCAGGCTCTGTGCTCACTTCCTCCGGCTCCAGAAATGCCCCGTCCGGGAACCCTGCAGGTGGCCGCAGCCTATCACCGGAGCTCCCACCCTCCCAGCCTGGGTCTCTTGGCCCTCAGCTGTCCCCTCCCTGGCCACACTCACAGTTCCACCTCCCTGGACCCTCTCGGTAGCCTCGATGGGGTGGTCCAGGCTGGGCCGGCCCAGGTAGACGTCCTGGCTGGGCGAGAAAGCAGACAGCAGCTGCAGCAGGGCTTTGGGGTTCACGTAATTGTCGTCGTCCACGTGGCAGAACCACCTGTGAGGTAGGAGAGGGTCtgtaaggaggaggaggaggccacccacccacacccacacccacacccacacctcaGCCTGCTCAGGGTCCACCTGGGATCTCAGTTCTCCAGCTGCATTTGTGAGTCCATGTGTGTACACAAGCATAAGTGTGAGTGTGGGGTGAACGTATGAGTGTTCATGTGTAATGCTGCAATGCGTGCAGCATGGGGTGAGTGtgggggtgttttagtttcctggctgctaaaacaaatcccGTATGATGAGTGGGCTTATACCAGTTTACCAGCTCACAGTTTCACAGGCTGGAAAGTTTGCTTTCTCCAGGATAGCTATTTTCTGGCtacctggcttttctgtcacttggcaacgcacatggcgatgtcttctttctcctccgacttctgttgacttctggcttctggctgttccccgTGGCTTCCTCTTTCTGTGTCCAGTCTCCTTTGCTTACGAAGACTTCAACCAGGTTAGGTCAAGACCCACCTCGTTCAGTTCGGACACACCTTATCAAGTCACGTCTTCAACCGTCCTATACACAAGTGGGTTCTCGCTGCAGGACCAGAGTGCGAGTCCCGAGTGTGCTTTTGCGGAGGGCAGGGTTCAACCCCTAACAAGCTGCTTGGTGCCCTTGTGAGTGTATGTGACTATGGGTGCACTGTGCATGGCGGGTGGACCCGGGCGTGAGTGTTTGCGTCTCACGCGGCCACCCCACAGTTGTAGGTCTGGTGTGCGTGGCgggtgtgcctgtgtgtgtgtgtgtgtgtgtgtgtgtgtgtgtgtctcatgCAGCCATCACGCACTTGCGCCCTGACTCGATGAACTGGTCGTACTCCACCGACATCTTGCAGCAAAGCGCCTGGCGGGTGTGTGCAGCCGAGCAGTTGGTGTTGATGACGTGGCTGCCTGCGGGATGAGACCCAGAGGAGCACGGGTCGAGCCACGGGGGAGGCCAGGTGGCCCCACCCAGGTGGAGCCCCAAGGTTAGGGCCTGTGCTGCACCCCTGAGGCCTGGCTCCCACCACAGCCCAGGCTGGCCCTCACCTGCTGACCCCAGTGGTTTGAAACCACAGGAGAGGACCCTCGGGGAAACCCGGCCGAGGTGGTACCCTGACCCATGGGCAGTGTTTGGTGCTAGCAGCAGCAGTAGCTGGGGACTGGGCCGGCTGCCTGGGCAAGTTCCTTGGCCTCCCTGCACTCATCTGCAGAAGGAACACAGGAAACCTATCTATGGACCGCGAAGCTCAGACCTGGGTGTTTCCTGAGGCCGAGAAAGGGACTACTGGCCACCACCAAGGGAGAGCCCCAGGGCTCCGGGAGTGGACGCTCACCTGCCTGCAGCCGGAGCTCACGGTCTTCCCCGTCAGTGAAGATGAAAGCCTAGGAAGGAAGGACCCTGTGAGGCACGGAGGGGACTCCTGTCCGGGTGCTCCCCAGGGACCACGGTGTGGGGCCGGTACGTCTGTGCAGCCTCAGGTGGCCCTTGCCCCTGTGCCCGGGCAGGGTGAGGTGCGTGAGACGAGGGAGCGACCCCGCGGGGAGGGGACACCCCCTGCAGCCGCCCTGCCGGCTCGCCGCCGCCATTCCTAGGGCTTGGCCCGGGCCCGTCGCCAAACTTCTGGACACGTTTCTGGGGTCCCGGCCCGGGTGAGGGGGAGGCCATCCGGGCACCGCCCCTCACCCCGGAGATCAGGGACGGCGCCCGCGGAGGGGGAGCGAGGCCACCGGGGCTCCAGTCGGCGGGTTCGCGGTTCCGGCCCCGGGGCTGGGCCACCACGCCGGCAGCCAAGCCGCAGGGGCGGGGTCCGGGGCCTCGGCCCACCCCAGAGGGCGGCGAAGCTGGGTCCCGGGGGCCCGGATCCCGGGGGTCGGGGGTCCCGGGCGGCGAGGCCGACCTGCTGTCGGGCCCGGGAGATCCAGGTGCGCAGCAGCAGCCCGAGGCGCGGCCCGTGGTTCTTCCGGGTGGTCTTGACGGCGATGAAGACGTCGTCGGGCCGCAGGCGCTGGCGGGCGGCGGGCAGGGCGGGAGTCGCGGAGGTCACGGGGGCAGCGGGGGCGGGCGGGACCCGGACAGGCGCGCGgggcagcggcagcagcagcagagcGGCCAGGGCCGCCGACAGCGCGAGGCAGGCCCTGCACAGCGCCCCCCGCGCCCGGCTCATGCGGCGACCCCCGACGGCGGCCGCGAGCACGGCCCGAGCCTCAGACCGGAGCGCGGCGGCCCCTTTAAGAGCCGCGGCCGCCCTGGGCGCCACGGCCCGGAAGCGGCGGCCACGCTGACCCGGAAGTGGACGGCGCGCGGCGGCGGGGGAGGTGGAAGATGCCGCTGCCGGTTCAGGTGTTCAACTTGCAGGTAACGAGCCGCGGGCCGGGCCGCCGGCCGCCCCTCCGCGTCCCCCGCCTCCCGCGCGCCGGGGCCGGCGTCGAGCCCCTGGGCGGCTGGTGCGGGGCGTGGAGGGGCGGCCGGGCTCTCTGGGCCCTGTCCCGGGCCCGGCGCTCGGGCGGCTCTGCGACCCCGCGGGCCGGGCTGGGGTCCGAGGCTCGTTCTCCGCCTTGGCCTGCTGGCGTCGGCCGGAGCCGCCGGGCGTGGGGCGCGGGCGCGGGCGCGGGGCCTGGCCCCCGCAGCGCAGTCCCCGGCGGGAGCTCTGGAGCCGAGCTGGGCCGTGCCCGCTGCCCGCCTGCCCGCCTCCCCGCGCGGGGCCTCCCGCCGCTAACGCTCTTTCTCCCCTCAGCAGCCAGCCAGCTCTGTGTCAGGGTCGGGGGGTGCAGACAGTCAGGACAGGATGAGGGATAGCTCGGCCCCCAGCTCGGCCTCTTCGTCAGTGACAGATCTGTACTGCACCCCTCGCAGCAGCAGGTCAGACCTGCTCCTGCCCGGCACGGCCGGCGACTTCAGCCTGAGCGCCAGTCTGTCGGCGTGTACGCTGCTCTACGAGGTACCTTCCAGAGCCGCCCGCCTGCAGCCGAGGGAGGGGGGCAGCGGCGTCCGCGCTGCCCCTGCCCGGCTGCCAGCCCCCGGCCAGGGCCTCAGGGCCAGGAGCGGGGGCAGGGAGGAGACAAGCACCCAGGGCGCCCGTGGCTGCCCGCACCCTTAGCTTTCTCAAAGCAGGGATGCTGGGGCCTCTGGTGTCCCTGCCTGAGGCCGGGCATCCTGGAGCTTTTGCCAGCCTGCTCCGGAGAGGACTCAAACCATCACCTTGACCCTCCTTTGCCTCCCCCTGGGGCCATAGGGTTCTCTGAGGTGTCTCCCTCCCCATTCTCCCACCCCAGTACCTCTGCTCTGGCTGTTGGGACCTATCATCTACCCCGTGGGCTGCTCAAGGCTGTGGCCAGGCCCTCCTGCCTCCTGGGGGCACGGTTGCATCGTGTCTTCTCTGTGACGTTGAGGAGGCTGCCTCAGGATGGTGGCTGGGaatgtggaggggaccccagggcTGCCTGTGGAATTTGTCCTCTCATGTTTGCTGTCCTCCCCCCAAGGATGAGCAATTAGAATTGGGCATGAGGTTTTCTGCCCGTGGGCCTCTAGGGTCTCCTGAGGAGCTCCCTCACTGGTGTGGTGGTCTTGGAGGTATGGTGGGAAGGAGGGGTCTGCTGTGAGAGGCACTTGGAGGACAGTGCCAGCTTGGGTCTCTGCAGCCCTCCCTGGGGAGTCCCCAGTTGAGGTGCCAAGGGGCCCACCCATGTTGCAGGGGGCAGTGGAGCCCATGCAGATCGACGTGGACCCACAGGAAGATCCGCAGAATGCGCCTGATGTCAATTACGTGGTGGAGAACCCCACCCTGGTATGGGGCCCGGCAGGGTATTTCTGTGAGGGGGGCCAGGCTGGGACATACAGTCTGCACCCAGCAGATGGACTGCTTTTTCTTGGCGACCCCTCTGGTCCTGTTTTTGTCTGGTCTTGTCTTTGATCCAGAAACCTTCAGAGTTTCTAATTGTCAGTTTCTGTTGAGTTCTTACCATGCTCAAGACCCACAACCCCCCTGCCCCCCATTAGCAGCCTGTGTTCCTGGGAACCCACCTCTGAAGCCTCAGTGTGGTTCCTCAGGCTGGTCTGTAAATTCTCTCCCCTGCCACTGACTGGCAGGCAGTAACCAGAGCTGTCCAACTTGCCCCCACaactccccaccccctgcacaAGGCTCTATTACGGagaccctgcccccagcccaccctgCTTAGTCCCTTTGACACAGGCCAGTGGTCTGTCTGTTGCCAGTATGCTCCAACTTGCCTACCTTGTCTGAACCCTCCCTGTGCCCCGTCCCCCTCCCTCCTCATCCAGGACCTGGAGCAGTATGCAGCCAGCTACAGCGGCCTGATGCGTATCGAGCGGCTGCAGTTCATCGCCGAGCACTGCCCCCCGCTGCGGGTGGAGGCCTTGAAGATGGCCCTGTCCTTTGTGCAGAGGACCTTCAACGTGGACATGTATGAGGAGATCCATCGGAAGCTCTCGGAGGCCAGCAGGTGAGGCCAGAGGCTCAGCAAGGATGCTGCCATGGGCTCAGGGCCTGGCCCTCCCACCAGCCTGCCCAAGACGTGGGGATGCCAGCAGCGACTGAAAGGCTTCCTGACCTCATCCAGGAGAGAGATGAGTTAACAGCAGAAAGGCCCTTCCTGCCCCAGTGCAGAGAGCTGAGGGCAGGTGCACACCTGCCTGGCTTTTTCCTTCACGTCTTTACTCTGGTTCTGAGAAGAGAGCTTACACAGATGGCAGCTTGCTTCACTTCTCTTGCCCTGGCTGCTGTGACCTTTTCCCCCCGGGCTTCCCCAGTGGGGCAGCAGCTGCTTCTGCTCTGTGCAGGGCCTGGCACTAAAGGGGCACCTTCTTGGTTGGAGATGAGgacaggcaggggctgggggtggatgtagGGGGCTGGCTGTCATCCTGACAGCTGGGCCCTCCCTCAGAGAGCTGCAGAGCACCCCCGATGGCATCCCTGAGGGTGCTGTGGAGCCCCCGCCCCTGGACACGGCCTGGGTGGAGGCCACGCGTAAGAAGGCGCTGCTGAAGCTGGAGAAGCTGGACACGGACCTGAAGAACTACAAAGGCAATTCCATCAAGGAGAGCATCAGGTGCTGGCCCTGCCCACGGGAGGGCAGCTGGGCCACCAGCCCCCGCTGACCTGTGTCCCTTCACGGGGCCTGCAGGCGTGGCCATGACGACCTGGGTGACCACTACCTCGACTGTGGGGACCTCAGCAATGCCCTCAAATGCTACTCCCGGGCCCGTGACTACTGCACCAGCGCCAAGCATGTAATCAACATGTGCCTCAACGTCATCAAGGTGGGCCTTCAGGAGGGGGCGGGGCCCACCGGAGCTGTGGGCTGGTGGTCCCTGCCCGCCGTGGCCCCCGCTCAGCCTGGCCGTTGCCTGACAGGTCAGCGTCTATTTGCAAAACTGGTCACACGTGCTGAGCTACGTCAGTAAGGCCGAGTCCACCCCGGAGATTGCTGAGGTAACGGGACCCTGTTCCCAGAAACCTCCTCTTTGGCACCACCCTGGTCCTTGCTGCTCTCTGGTGCTGTTTGGGTTTTGCCTCACACGTGTCCTCCCCCCCTGCAGCAGCGTGGGGAACGGGATGGCCAGACTCAGGCCATCCTCACCAAGCTCAAGTGTGCTGCAGGTGAGTCTGGGGCAGCGGAGTGGGGAGCAGCAGCCATCATACTCATTAAGCCTCTTGTGGCTCTCCCTGTGTCCATTACCCTGTTCCAGCCCAGTATAGGTGGTCCTGCTGGCCATGGGTGTGGGGATGCTTGCCCAGCCCCGGCCCACGGGGAGGGATGTTTGCCATAGTCAGGGATGGAGGAGCTGCCTCCCAATTGGGTCGCTGGGCTTCTCTAGAAGCTGGTTTCCTGTGCGGTGGTGACAGCCTTGAGGCTGCTGGGGGCTGAGCTGAGGGGGGGCCCCGACCAGGCCTCATGACTTCTTGGCCATTGGGCTGGGTGGGCTTTCTCTGCTGTGGGCTTCATGGTCCCCACGTTCTTcctggcccccccacccccaaggcctGGCTGAGCTGGCTGCGCGCAAGTACAAGCAGGCTGCCAAGTGCTTCCTGTTGGCTTCCTTCGACCACTGTGATTTCCCCGAGGTGAGGCACATGCGGGTCTCCACCGCGAGGTCCTAGTGTTCTCTGAGCTACAAGCGGGCAGGGCTTCATTCCAGCTCCCGTCATGTCCCTGGTCTCACCCACTGCCCTGCTCGCCCCTCAGCTTCTCTCCCCCAGCAACGTGGCTGTCTACGGGGGCCTCTGTGCTTTGGCTACCTTTGATCGGCAGGAACTGCAACGTAATGTCATCTCCAGCAGGTGGGTGGAGGGGTGGACATGGGGCTGCACAGCCCCTCCCTTTGGCGATCTGCAGGGCAGGGAGGGCTGGACATGCTTCCTCTGAGGATCAGGTTTTTGCAGCTCCTTCAAGTTGTTCCTGGAGCTGGAACCCCAGGTTCGGGACATCATCTTCAAGTTCTATGAGTCCAAGTATGCCTCCTGCCTGAAGATGCTGGATGAGATGAAGGTGAGGGGCCAGGCCGGGCACGGAGGGTGGGCACGGGGGAGGTAGGCTCATGCACCTAGGCGGTGGCAGGCGGCTCCTGACTGGCTCTCTGCCCCAGGATAACCTGCTCCTGGACATGTACCTGGCCCCCCACGTCAGGACCCTCTACACCCAGATTCGCAACCGAGCCCTCATCCAGGTAAGTGGTGGGCCTGTGGCTGGCCGTGCAGCAGCTGGAGCAGTGAGGCATTGGCTGTCCCTCTGCCTGCAGTACTTCAGCCCCTATGTGTCCGCTGACATGCGCAAGATGGCCATGGCCTTCAACACTACCGTGGCCGCCCTGGAGGACGAGCTAACCCAGCTGATCTTGGAGGGGCTGGTCAGTGCCCGCATCGACTCCCACAGCAAGACGCTGTATGCACGCGATGTGGACCAGCGCAGCACAACGTTTGAGAGGTCCCTGCTCATGGGCAAGGAGTTCCAGCGGCGTGCGAAGGCCATGATCCTGCGGGCTGCCGTGCTGCGCAACCAGGTTCACGTCAAGGTGAGTGCGGCTGGGGGGACCACCTCCCCAGGCCAGGCTGGGTCTCCTGGCTGAGTtgctgtgtctgtctgtctgtctagtCTCCACCCCGAGAAGGCAGCCAGGGGGAGCTCACACCAGCCAACAGCCAGTCCCGGATGAGTACAAACATGTGACTCCCTGGGAGAGGCTTGAGGCCAGCTGCCCTGTGGCCCATCTCCAGGGCCTGGCTGCAGGacacccctccccaaccccccacctTGTTGCACCCTGTGCTGGGGGACCCTGAAGAAGAGACTGTTCAGGGCTGGGCCGTGCTGGCTCTTGCCCCAGGCCCCTCACCCACCTCCTCACTACTGTGTCATCTGGCGCTGAAGATGAGTTACTAAATTTTAGTTCATTAAAGTACAAACTGATAACATTTCCTTTGGCCTGTTCCTGATACAGGAGGCTCAGGCTGCCCCCAGGCCTTCTGGTCTCTCAGCTTCTCAAGGCTATCTGGGAGGTGGCGGGTGAGCACACAGCACTCCTTCCCACACCATGGCTCCAGCTTGGCCCAACACTTGGCTATCTTCTCTGTGTTACAGCTGAGGGACCTGCAACCTTTTGGAGGTACTGGCTGTTGTCCACTTAGGGGAACTGTGCCTGCGGCTCTCCTTGCCCAGAGCAAGTCTGTTTTCTGTGAATCACCACAGATGACTAACACATCAGGTGTCTGAACCAGCCTCTGTATGGGTACTTCCTCCTTGGCCAGGGCCCAGAACTGCAGCATCAAGCTGAAAGGGGGTCCCCTGCACCTGTTCCTCGGGTCTGAGTCCCCGGTGGCCCAGGGTGTCTCAAGCCGTGCACATTTATCTCTGAAATGATTTATTGTTCAGTCAGTTTTGAAAGCAGACATGAATCATGATGGCAAAGCAGGCCTAGCCTGGAGCCTGCTCACCAATGCAGCATTTCCCAGCCtgtgtgtggtggtggggagggtacCAGCACATCCTTCCGTGTTAAGTAGCAGGAGATTCCCTGAGTAAAAGGCATTTCCTCATTTGAGCTGTGTCCAGGCTTCTGCAGCCTGAGGCAGGGGTACAGTCCCAGCTGGCCCCTCAGGTGAGGGCACTGCCTGTGACTTCAGAGAAGCTCCCCGGGCCCCCAGGTCCCAGGTCCCCAAGTCCTGGCTGCTGGGGCTCCTGCAACCTGGACTGGTCCctctgccaagccagagactTCTCCAGTTTGGTTTTAAAAAGCAATCCATGACCtgacagaaaacaaaagaggagGTTGGCTCAGGAAGCCGATGATCTCCCGTGCCCTGGTACCTGGCCACGGCTGGCAGCACTCTCCCATTCTCGCACCTGGACAGTCCGCTGTCTCTCTGAAAGCTCTCTTCTTGCAGCAGCCCCGGCACAGGTTAAACACGCATCGGTTGCCCTGGGCACAGGAGAACCGGTGAGCCTGCATACCCATCTACCCCCAGGCCACTGAAAACCACATGGCTTGGCTGTACCCCTGCAACCCTGCCTCAGACAACCAAGGTGTGGGGAGCCTGCCTGCCTGTGGGTAGAGTCCAGGCTGCACACCTGAGAGTCACCACCTGCCATTTCTTAGACTAAATCAGTGGCCACAGCCCCAAGTGAAGGGTCTGGGGCAGCAATGCTGGGTACAGACCCACCATGCCCCTCCCTGGGGTCTGAAGCACAAGGTGCCCCCTCCTGGAGCTGAGCTCAGATGCCCCAGCCATGGCTGGTCAAGAAGATCAACTCACCTTTGGGTTCCCACACTGATCACACTTTGCGTATTTTGCTGGGAAAGGACAGAAACACTTGGTTAAAAGGGGACCCAGGGAGGGCCTTACAGAGCAGACAGCAGGCAGGGGGCTGGCTGCTCACGTGAAGCTTGCGGCTGAGCCTCCTGCTCGCAGAGGATCTAACTAGCCAGGGCTCAGGGCTCAGGGCTAATCAAAGAGCATGAGTGGACAAGGGGCGGCTGGCAGGACGCAGTGGGCACAGTTCTGCTGCAGAACAGATGGGAGCAGATGAACTTGGGCAGCCCGGCAGGAAGGAACCAATCACCCCCTCCACTGTGGTGCTAAAGGCAGCGGTGGTGCCATCAGTCTAGGAGTTCTAGGCACGGCAGTAGGGGGTAGGAAAACCCAAACTCTTTCCTGCCTCTCTGCAGCTGCCACAGAGTTGCTGGGGTTGAGGACAAAGGGGTACATATAGGCTATGGGAGGGGGCTTCTGGGAAGTCTCCACCTGAAAGGGCAGGGTCCTAGTGGGCAGGCCTCGTTTTGCCCGCTGGCTGGGAGGACAGCCAAAGCACCAAAGGTTGCGAGGACAGAGCACCCACTGAGTAGGGTGCTGGTTGAGTATCTCAGGCCGACTGCAGGGCCAGCTCTGGTTCATGCCTCCCACCTCCAAGACCCAGAGTACCCCAAAAGAGCTCTGGACATGAGGTTTGTAGGGTGTCGTGGTCAGGGACAGACACCCCACTAAGTCTGGTCTGCTTCCCCCTGCAGCATCTCTGTCCCAATGCCTGGTTCCCATCTAGGCCCAGGTGATCCCATCTGCCACCATTTACACAGAGTCTCCCATTTCTCAGGTGAGGCTGGTGGCTACAGCTCGGGAAAGGACATAGCCCCTGCAAGACCAGCTGGGAGGGTGGGACTTACGTTTCAGCGAGGGGTCAAAGGTCTTCTGGGGGTTCCTCAGTTGCTTCTTCTGCTTGCTCTTGGACAGGACATCTGGGCCCCCACCATCCCCCCCTTCCAGGGCCCGCTTGCTGCAGGTGCCACCGTCCTTACCCCCCTCCTTGGGCCTGAAGGAGAAGCAGTAGGTACAGTGGGGGTGCCCACCAGAGCCCACCCCTACCTGTTGCAGTCCTGATGGGTCACCTCAAGCGAGGCTCAGGGCGAGGAGACCCCGAGGGGCTGGGCGGCTGTGGCCCAGCTCTCAGGCCACCTGGGCCTGCCTGGAGCCACTCAGGGTTACTCCTGAGCCTACAGGCTGCTTCGCTTCCCACTCACTCTGAGTAGGAAACTGATTTTGACAATTAGGGGGACAAAGACCCTGGGCAGGCCTGCTGAGGTGAGGGGACAGTACCCACACATGGACACCCCCCCCCCATCCCCATGCATGGCAGCACAGCAGGCTCACCCTGGGCGGATGTAGGGCTGGCAGACCCAGTGAAAGAAAGGCAGGCCTCCCAAGGGCTTCTCTCCCTCCATCTGCCTGGACATGTCCTCCTGCAAAGTACCAGGCCCCTAGTCACAGACAGAGCCTCCCTGCCCGCACAGGCATGGCATCCTGCAGTCCCCACACCTGCCTGGCAGCGCAGCTTCAGCTCCCTGCTCACAGCACTCACACCCTCCAGGCTCTTCACCTTGGCCAGCTCCTCACGAAGGTGCTGGTGCACCTGCAGCCTGAGACAGACAGCCGTCAAGGGGGCTGCGCCACTGCCGGGATCCAATGCTGGACCAGCCAAGAACAGAGGCAGCCAGCCCCATCCTGGTGCCCCTCTCTTCCCCTCCTGGCCTCCCCCCTGCCTCCTGACTATGCGGCTTCTGCCCTGGGGGTGACTCACGGGTGGTGCCACAGCTTGAAGAGGTGGGCCCGGACATAGGAGAGGGGACAAGGGTGCTGCCGCACGATCTCCAGGTACTCCTCGGCCAGCTCCCACACAGCTGGGCTGCGGCCCTCAAACAGGGCAGGGTTGTGCAGGTTGCCctctgcagggggcaggggagggccCATGGGCTGCAGTTGCGGGTGCGGACAGGGTCCCTAGGGCTCACAAGGCTGTGCTGTGCCCCAGCTTTGGTGGTCCCAGACTCACCTGCACCCAGGACCCCTCCCCACCTGTCTTCACCTGTACCTGGGACTCTCACCCTGCCCTCACCTGCACTCATGACGCCCTGCACTCCGGTGGCCTGGATGCACTGCTCCACATCTCGGAGGCACTGGATGTTCCCATTGGCAAACACAGGGATGTTCACAGCCTTCCTGTGAGGGAGCATGGTGGGTACCATGCTCAGAATAGGACTCAGTGTCCTCCCACTCACCAGGGCAGGGACACACAGTCCTCAGCCAGGGCCTGTCCTTACTGTCCTGGACCTGGCCCCCAGTCTCGCCATTCTTGGCCCCCTCGAGGGACTTCCCCCGGCCCTGGCTGCCCACTCACCGCACAGCTCTGATGTGTTCCCAGGACGCAGGACCCGGCAGGGGCCCCTTCTGTTCCTTGGTGCGCCCATGCACGGCCAGCAGCTAGGACATAGCCAGAGGGTGGGGGTCAGTCTGCAGCCCCGGCTGCAGCTCCCAAAACGCTCCAAGGGCCCTTTGGCTTTCAGGGAACAGGTCTGTTAACCAGGGGAAGTGAGGGCCTGGTCGGTGCCCCTGCTGACCCAGTGCAAGGGGCTCCCTGGTCAGCTGAGAGAAGGTGCTATACTGCCCAGGGGCTGTGTGCAAAAGGGAGGGCACCTCAGACCTTGTTTCTGGGCCTACCCCCTGTAGTGTGTGCTGGGGAAGGCCACCCTGACCCCTCCACGGGCACAAAGACCACCCCTCctccgccccctccccacccttggTCAGATCTCCCTTCAAAGGTTCCCTTGGTCCTCTCTTTCCAGGAAGTTAAGCAACCTGGGGGGCCAGCTCAGGGCAGATCCTGTCCTCTTAGCTCATGGAGAACAAAGAGGAAACAGCGTGGATGCCTCAGCCAGCTGGATACTCAGCCAGTCAGGGCCCTCATTCCAATCTAGAGAACACCTGGGCCCAGGCCAGGCTCATGTTCCTCCAAGGCTCAGGCCCAGGATGGTGGCGAAAAGGGCCCTGGGCCAGGTATGGCCCTTACAGGGCCCACAACTTGAGTCCAGCTGTAGCCAGCCCAGGCACCCAAGCTCTGACCCTGTTCCCCGATGTGCTGGGGTAGTCATGCCTGCAGGGCCCAGGAGGGGGTCAAGAAGTTGGGGCCTGGGAGCATGTGTCCTGACCCCTCAGGGACAGAGGGAGAAAGGTGGTCAGCACGGGCACATTGGGCCCCACCTGACCTGGCAGCCAGCCCTCTCCAGCATCTGGGCGTACCGCACGGTCTTGTCAATCTCTGGGAAGACGCGGATTTTGCAGGTGACGGGGACAGAGAGTCTCTCATGGGCCAGCACGactggagaagaaagaagactGTAGAGACTGGCCGGGGCCCACAGCCAAGCTCCTGGAGCACAGCCCCACAGAAGGCTTTGGCCAGGGAAGGTGCTTGGGctgtcaccatggcctgcccttcccAGGCTATGGGCAGGTTCTGTCCTTTTTCCTTGATTCTCAGGGTTCCTGAGGCCAGCAACGGGGTCTACGTGTCCCAGCTGCTGGATGAGCACAGGTGAGCAC
Protein-coding sequences here:
- the RFNG gene encoding beta-1,3-N-acetylglucosaminyltransferase radical fringe, with translation MSRARGALCRACLALSAALAALLLLPLPRAPVRVPPAPAAPVTSATPALPAARQRLRPDDVFIAVKTTRKNHGPRLGLLLRTWISRARQQAFIFTDGEDRELRLQAGSHVINTNCSAAHTRQALCCKMSVEYDQFIESGRKWFCHVDDDNYVNPKALLQLLSAFSPSQDVYLGRPSLDHPIEATERVQGGGTATTVKFWFATGGAGFCLSRGLALKMSPWASLGSFMSTAERVRLPDDCTVGYIVEGLLGAHLLPSPLFHSHLENLQRLPANSLLQQVTLSYGGPENPHNVVNVAGGFSLQQDPTRFQSLHCLLYPDTGWCPRRRQG